ttactttttaatttcttcatttgtttctatttttatttttaatttaatttattttttatttctattattttaaattcttttttatttttattattctaaaaatttctaaaacattttttacataatatttatatttcatttctttcTCATTCTCAACTTTTACTTCATGTGATTCTATGTAAATTtttgaattatctattttttaaaatttattctatgtcttttttttaatgagcataattttattagtaatctaatttttaaatgaaagtAGAAATCATTGTTACCTTGTAGACTtacgtttttcttttcttttgagtcatatttatgtacgttatgttaaaatttgacaaaagggtattatgttaaattttttgtttttaatatagaacttatgttatatttgcactttcatttgttttagtagTATTGACTTAATATTTCATATCGtaagttatttatattttagttaGACTTGATAGATTATATTTTTGTCAAatgtttaaataaattatgatattatatttataatattaacctTTTTGTCAAACATGCATTTCATTATGTTCATAGAAATCttgtacttttaatttttatgattaatttaattaaaatatactaatttaaaaatagaaaatcaattattttttaatagtattagttaagaacatatgtttattaattaatatattttcaaaagataatatatatatttaatatttagtttaatatcatttataaagtcccttatttgtctaatataatttttaaattttagataattaacttttatttttaaaatctattataaCCTTACCATTGCAATTGTGCAACCAAACAGTACATTTGTAACATTGTGGCAAACACACAATTCAACTTAATTACTAGACTGATAATTACTAGCCTAATAATTACACTAACTATAATTATCAAATGGCTTTCCAAATAGACCCTTAAGGTAAAAATTCGAACAAACAAATAAGCCAAGTAGATGATAAAGGTTTTTATACCTTGTTTGAACAAGCTTttaagaacatatgtttattaaaggaaaacctatttttttttatctgaaGTACTTTTTCAAGGAAaacatgtttttttaaaattcttaaaaataggTTTTGCTATTcgtcaaaaatattattttttctcctaAAAACTTGATTAAATaccttattttaaaaataaattctaaaaaaaaaagcaCTTTCGAGGCCAAACGGGCTATTAGAATTCTCCTATGTAAATATTGAAATCATACTATTATTCATAGAATGTGGCACCCGGAAGATTAAAATCCTGGATCCGCCTCTCCGGAGATAGTCTAAATTTTCTACACTATGGTTTTCCAGCTGATGAGCTAGAAAAGCCAGCCAAGGTGCCTAAGTTATGTGAATATGAGGAGCTGCAGATGCTCTTTCCTAGCAATCATTGTTCTTCCATTAACAACTTAACTCAGTTATTCCTAGAATGCAGGTGAAGGAGTTGAGCCTCAGGCCTCTGTGTCTTAGTGAGGTCATAATCTTCCAAAACTCTTTTAGACACAACAATTAACAACACAGAGGTTAACGGTAAAGGTGATTTCCTCCATGGAGGCATTGTTTAGGTtcataattataagtaaatGAACTTCGTCTCTTATAGACGCTAAGCTTACTCGGACTACAGTCTAATAATGGCATGGAGAAATGAAGTTTTTGGTATATGTAATATGTATGAAGCACTGAGTTACATGCCATGCTCGCTGCAATACACTGAGCCTTCCAGTCAGTATGGCCTCTAGGTATTCTGAAGCCAACAGAAAGATGAGTTATTTTACTGTCTTCCCCAGCAGTAAGTGTTTTTTCTTATGTCTATGGATTAGTTTTACACTATTATCACATCCGGATTATATGAGATGTTGGAGTGTGTTATTTTAGTGGATATAAATTGACAAGAATGTGGTCGATTATTTGTGTAACTTATGTAACTACTAAGTCATGTTCTACCTCATTATGCCTTGTAGCTTATGTAACCTCCAAGGCATAATTCCTCCATTCATTTACTTATATTATTATCCACTCTATTCATATTCAAGACAAGGAAGATTTTCTCACCTATAAATAGTGGTATTTCTTCCTTTGTGAAGGAAATGCAAGAAAGATGAAAAGTATGGATAAATATTGTAGTGTCTAATAAGGTTAGTgtagtgaaagagagagttgagacagAGAAATTATTCTAAGTCTTTAACTAATTTACTATACAAAAAAGAGTAAATAGATGTTAAAGGAAGATATTCTTTTTGTGGAGCTTTGGACTCTTCAACTAATTTGGAGTTGTTTGAGTTACACAatgttgttggttgttgcaTCCTGGAGAGGACAAATCAAGGGTATTACTGCTGGATCGATGTAGATTATGTCGCAGTAGGcttgaattttctaaaaaagagCGAGAAATCTGCGTGTCGGcctgaatatattttttattcaattttgtcattttacTTTTTCAACTGTAATTTATTATATGTATGGTACATTACAACAACATGAGACGTACCCAACTCACTTATGTGACGTACCCAACTCACTTATGTGGAGAAGAAGTCTTTGATTTCTCTCCGAGTCTGTTACTTGATTGCAGGAATTCGATGATGAAGCGGTTGTTTCAGGAGTTCCCTCGAGAAGAATAGGTAAGGAAGAAGAAATAGTGAGAGAAGAGTGTAATTTCATATATGATTGTGAATAAAGTGATTATAATCTATATATTGAATGACTAAATTAGTTGGACTCACTAACAATCTAACAGAATCTGTTATCGCAATTGCCAACTGCTGTAACTAATAAAGGGAAATGGCGGCTTCTACTTAATTCGTGTATCACTGTCCCTTCTTTTACCACTAGGTAGTGAGACTCTTGTGTTTGATAAGTAATGTATCTTTCACTTCTCAACAGTCAATTTGCACAATTTATGAAGATTGATTTATGTCATTATTAGATTTTGAACAATTTTAACTAGTATATAAATTAGAGCAGTTAAACAAAAGGTTTAAGCTTTTATGTTCCAGCTACTAAATACTGCTATTGAAAAGTTTATCTAAAAATACGAAAACAGAGAAAATTAACGGAAGACGCTAAAACAAAGAAGGGGAGGTAATAAATGTCATTCAAGTCGCTCTGAAAGAGTACAGCATGAGAGCTTGTTTATTAGTTCTAAAACTTAAGCAATCATGTTGAAGTTGTTCTTTTTGGTATATTTTCATCTGTTGTCTGGCATGATACGATCAATGAGAAAATCACCATTGCTCTCGACAATGCCTACAATTCTGACTAAACAGCAGAActctttttttactttataaagTTTAATGATTGAAACTCCATAGCGGAATAAGCTGTTACAAATGCCCCTTAAACTGATCACCCTTAGTTGTAAAACTTGTCATCTTTATGTACATCAAACAacgttaaaagaaaaaaaattacacccAATTATTTGGTAGAGAAAAATCATGGAAGCGAAAAGAAGATTCCCCAGCAGTGTCCCTGTCATGCCTTAGTTCTGATTCATCACTGTGACTTCCTCTTTCATATTCAACTTCTAGAGGCAACGGCATCACCTGATTATCATTCGGTTGGCGTGCCAACCGAACTTCAGGTGCCAGCGGTGGTAGCATGGTCGGGGAAATAGTCCTCGACCGATTAATGTTACCACCATTTGGCACAGGGACAGAACGGTCCCAAAGGAACACGTGCATAAGAATGGGAACCTTTGCATGTCGATGCAAAGACAGTTTTTGACTCAGAGAGACAGTGTCAAAGCATCTGACTGCCCCCGTTGGAGAAACGATCCATGGAAGTACCTTTTGGTTGGATATTCTTGATACAACTAAAAGCTTGCACTCTTTCATTGCTTCTTTGTATAGATTGCTAAGGCCTGATCTTGAGGAAGGTGCATCCTCATCACCTTCATTTACTGATGATATGTGAATAAACCCCTAAAGAGTTAAATTGTAAAGTCAAAATATAAGCAGAGAATGATAATGAAAAGTAAAAAGGTAGAATTTTAATATATGGTTAGTGAGATTTTACATAATTAAAGTAAATTAATAGTCATTCTAACCAGTATGTTCAAACTTTCTAGATCAAACTAACAATACTATCATGGTCTAATCTTGAACGAACAATTGGTCAAGTTGGAATACAAAAATGAACTTTATCATAGTAGTAAAAATGTGATCTAAGATTATGGAAGTTTTCTTCTTGTGTAATCTGTACGGACTTTAAGAAATTACATGTTATTATTGTAATGTAATTGATTGACTTGGATACCTTGACATGGATGATATCACAGTGATAAAGAAGTTAATTTTAGTAAGGCTCTATAGTCTTCTTTAATGACTTGGAAGGTTAGTCATGCTACCTGATACAACAAGTTAAAAATGTACACTAATGTTGTAAAATAACAGCAATAACGATAACATACTCAGTGTAATCCCATAAGAGGGGTTTGGGGAGGATAGAGCGTACACAAACCTTATATCTACTGGGGGAGGTAGAGAAGTTGTTTTCGAGGTATATAAGTTCAATTATATGGATGGTAATGAAGCAAGAAGTTAGTTACCTCTTCTGTTCTGCTGATGGCAAATCCAAGTTTGAcatcattttctttgattttaatGTCAATAGgaatctctcctcctagtggAGAAAACCAAAGACGAACTGCTCGGACAACACCAATATCCACTCCATGGTAATCTTCAAAACCATACAAACTTGCATTTGCTAGGTTTGATAAATCAGAAAGTGATCCAGCACTTACAGTGCACGAAGCTGTCTCCCCTGATATCTAACAGAAAGAAGTACAGAGGAAAGTTAATTATTGTCATAACTTGATTTTACATAGCTAAATGTTCAATACTAATATATTTGCCATTTGTAGCAGCGTTAAGCAAAAATTATTAAGCATAGTACTGGTGGAGTCCCACATCTTTTGCGGGATGGGTCATGGGTTCTAAGTCTCCTTATATCCATTTCATTACATGGTGTCCATGCTCAAGATGCCCAGTCCTTAGTCTTGGGCGATCTTCCCCTCATGAGCTAGGTTTTGGGGTTGATTTTGGCTCAAGATCCTTTTTTTACAATTACTTGCAAATATTGAAGTTCAATATTTAAAATGTTGGTGGATTAGGAGTTTGGATGATATTTAGTTGAGGTTGAAAGTAACAATATGTGAAGTTGAAGTTGTGTGAACATAAATTTCATCtggaaaaaattaaagataatttttgtGAGTGAAAAGATAGATATGAATATTTAGGTACCTTCGTAAGTAGAGACTCAGTCTGGATATTCATGAAAACAATGGGAACTCCAGAGGCTTGAGAAGCAATGAGCCAAGCATTTGCTCTGGAAAGGGTGTCTTCTAAATCATTATAATGAATTGAAACTTTGTCCGAGGCTTTTGGCAAGAGAAGTAGTGAGTAAAAGCTGCTTGACTTTGGAACTGCTAGCAACTCATTCATTCTCTTCTCCCATGGATAGCTCACATATCCATCTTGGAGTGGAGTCCTTGTCAGTGCTCCCACCATTCTTGACTTCCTTGAACCTGCATATAATTATATAAACATttgtcaataataatatcatTAATTAAAGAGTGCAACGCGAAGTAAGTTGTTGGACTTAACATGTTTTGATGATAGACAGTGTATAGTGAAGAAGTAATTGTTTTCATCTTAAACATTACTACAAGTCAAGTCTTATCCTCTAAGGTGTTAGTAATAACTGACTTTCCATCATTTCCAAGTATATATGTGCAAGTTTCCTACAGAAGAAGGTCACACACATACATTAAGAGCTAAAGATAGAACTCAAAGAAAATAAGCAAGAGCATATCTAAGAGAGGTTTCGTACTTACTATCCAAGTCTTGCCTAATACAAGAACCGGATTAAAGAACATGTTTCATGCTTATATATATTACAGTCTTCAGATCTAGAATTCTTGTATTAGGAGTGTGATTGAATTGTAACTatataagttttttttcttttttaaacagCATAATAACTATATCAGCTTTCTTAGAAACAATTGTTTAGGATAAACTGTATATGAAGTTAGCTTCAAGTTAAGGGTTACTTGAAGAGAGAATAATATGTTTAAGTTTTTATTTGAGGGATTAGACATGGTTCCTAGATTTGAACTCTTGGAATCTAAATTCTATTGATCAGACTTACTAGTTTCAGTGAATTTGGGATAAATCTCTTGGTTTTGTACTTCATAATTCCGCATCGTAGTAGAAAGGAACAAGTTAAGTTACCCATCTCATCACTTAGAAGAAAATCAGGCATAACTTAATTCACCCCTCTTGTGTTCTTAGAACGTGCATAATATCATAATTAAATCAAACCCTTTTACTAGGGGCAGATTATTTAAATGTAAAAATATGTCCTCCATCATATTAGTTTACTGTGattaatatgtataaaattgtgGAGACAACTGCAATAATTACTTATGATTAAGTGataactatatatttatttatggaaTTGACATAAATATTTGATGTTGGTAAGTCTTTATCcagaaatatatatatggcaTGTCTATTTGTATCCACTTTTTGGTATGTCTGTGTATTcgaaatctttttaagattatAGATAATTATATCAAATTCGCACCAATTGCCTTAAACAAGAAATAGGTATAGCTTATCCATTATCTTAAAATCTAAGTCTGCCTCTAATTAATTCATTAGTTaaccattatttttctattaCCTGGCacattttaatttgttaaaagGGTAATCCGGTAATCCATACAGTCACACGTTTCGATACTTTTTTGTTTTACTCCTCCTCCAGAAGCTTccatctttttggaaaaatgaTGACTCGGACTCAAAATCTTAAGGTTAAAAATGACGGATGCTTACCATCTAAATAACTCCTCTCATCTGTTTTAATACTTTAGGAAATGGTTTAAATAAACATACCTTTGCTCTTGTAGATTTAATTTGAATGAGCTAAGTGCAGGCCATGCTTCGCCAAGGAGTAGCAACTAGCAACCATATTATCCTCATTGTAATTAGTTTACTAAAATTTGTTTGCcaaacatattatatatatataaaatatgtttGGCACAATTGGAGTTCTTTGTTCTCTGGACACATCATAACCCCTCCACTAGGTCCCACGTCCCACTAAGCTTAAACCATAacctaaaaaggaaaaaagaaaaaaagagaatttcgatcgaaaaaaaaaaaaccactcACACtcgatatttttattaaattaaaataaatctatgatatgtatttgtatttaaTTCTTTATTACCCAACAAAAGTTAAACTCTATACATTTTCATCTCATTGTATTACTTGATTCTAATAAATTAATACATTTTGATATAGTCCCCTATAGATCTTAAATCACGAGGTCCTAATCTTATTAAGAAGTTATTATTTACCTGTCAACTATTTGGACAGAGAAACTAGGTCATTCCAAGTGGACAAATTTAATTTTGGGAAAAAGAGTCAAAAGTgtccttaaactatttgaaataaataaaaatgtcattcatttataatttgattttaaaatgtcATTGCCGTCAATATTTTGGTTCAAAAATgtcattattgttatttaatggatcaaaaatgctttttttcaaataaatatattatttattttcttcttaacacattttttcctaataatatttcttttattagcaaatttttattctacttcaattaaaaaaaattaaaatttaaaatattttttattttattatgatcttatatatatgacatatattatccattaaAACTTAGAACacatgaaattattattttttaattgataaaatgagattacgaagaataaaaataattttctacatttttattacttaaagtggtttaaaaagaaagaaaataaaaatagagttccttaaaagtaatatttttataaggaacaagatttgtttttttaacaataggggcatttttgattaattaaataacaataagggcaTTTCTGAACCAAAATATTGATGGCTCGAATGGTACGATCCCTCCGTCACCCCAGAATGAAAGGGGTGATCTCATAGTTTCCTTCATCAGTGATTATGAATGACTGATTTTTTGACAAAGACattttgaatcaaattataattgaagaatatttttatttatttcaaatagtttaagaggcattttgacccttttttccttcaatttgaTGGATCAATATTTATCAATGTGACTAGTATGCAATTACCAAATAAACAATTTAACAATTAAGAAGTTAAACAAACACCTAGTCAAAGGGCCTAACAAGCAATAACAAcctttaaaatgattttttcttaAGACTAATCGTTTAACCGCAAAAACAAAAGGCCTCGAAAATGATGCCTTTGTAAAAAAAACATTTGAAGACTTTGTGTACTCTAACaagttttgttcatttttaattttcaaaatatgacaTAAGCACTTTACATATATTCAGCAATTAAGTAAAGTCATTTTCCAATGAACAGCACTCAATATTTTTACTTACTAAATGAAAATTACATTAAATGCTTCTAGATCGCATAGTTCCAAGTCAGTCCGCTGGCCTTCGGGCCGAGGCCAACTCGTGGGCTCAAAAGCAGCTCCGAGTTGATCATTTTAAGTACTTGTACGTGTACTTTCCGTGTGCGTAATATGTACTCcttctattttatattaattaaatttttaaaataatatatacatattaaaaaaatatttaaaaataaaatttaaattatatttttctctattatcTTTTTGTTTAATCAACCTCATAAGAagattaaatgtgaaatcataaatagaaGAAATCATTTATTGAAGTATAACTTTGTAAGCAATGTAATTTAACTTctagaaaattacaaaacttcGTTAATGGAAAGggtaaacatgaaaaaagtttcaaacatttttcttgaattttgaataattcaactattttgaataataaaaaaacctctagaaattcaattaatataaaatagaggGAGTACTACAATAATATGGTGTTGTTGACATTTTGCGTACATTATTTGACTAAATTATTTGTTATATATTACTTCCTAGCCAACCCccaaacaatatatatatatatatatatatatatatatatatatatatatatatatattctacaaaacttagagaaaaaattattatttcttccgtttcaatttgtttgacttatttttttAGTCTGTTTAAAAAAGATCACAGaatgatttgttttttttagcaattctttaattttaattttctcttaaCATGTTTATgaccacaaaattaaaagatattttattatatttaatatattttaaattttaaatcacaaaattcaaaagtaaatatatgaatgatgaaaaatatgCAAAATCAAAATGGGAAAACGTGTGGAAAGAAAACAAGTTGCATGTACGGGCAACTACAAGCAAAACAAAAGAATAGTAGTACCACCTCCAATAAATTAAAAGTAGGAAAGAGCTAGCTAGCGCACCTAAGGGCTGAGTCAAAAGGGAAgagcttgttcttgaatttagagcccgtttggatgggcttaaaaaaaataatttttatgtatgaagtgtttttagaattttgaagtgctgaaagttatttttataaataagcagttgagtgtttggataaaagtgcttatgatgtaatttttagggttaaaagaataaaaaaatatagtttgggaatttagttaaaatataaggaatataaaagtaatttccatggtcaaagaaaatgactttaagcactttggaaaaaaaaagttaagaatcctaacttttcatttttgactgactttaaaaactttatggcttaaagtcagaattagacaaacacgtccaaaagctaaaaataggctttaagttggttaaccaacttaaagccaatccaaatgggctcttagagcccgtttggatgggcttaaaaaaagtaacttttatgtataaagtgcttttagaactttgaagtgctgaaagttatttttataaataagcagttgagtgtttggataaaagtgcttataatgtgaattttagggttaaaagaataaaaaaaggtagtttgagaatttagttaaaatataaaagatataaaagtaatttccatggtcaaaaaaaataactttaagcactttggaaaaaaaaggtaggaatcctaacttttcatttctgactgactttaagaactttatagCTTAAaatcagcattaggcaaacacatccaaaagctaaaaaagggttttatccaaacgggctcttagtctAAAAATTCATTCACATCGATAAGGGGCAGAAAACACAAAGCAAAAGAAAAGTCAACTATGGAGAAAGGATACCTTGCAATTCCAAACACTCCATCTCCGTTCGATCAACAAAACCGACGGCATAATTAGGATCATCAATAGCTCTAAGCATATAGTTTTTTCTTCCGCCAAACTCATTCGGAACGATACATGCCTAGttcaaacataatataatataatataacatgGATATATTTCTCTCTTTCTAAACTTGTAGATAGATAATAAATATTCAATACCTGTAATTCGGTGAATAATTCATCATCAGATTCAGATCCACGTCTAACACGAACAGTAATAAAAGTTTCCTTAGCTTTAAAAGAATTATGCATGATCTTTTGTATACCATTTTTGCCATTTTTGAAGGGTGATCGGAGAATCATGTTCCCTATTCGAAGCTCCTCCACGATATCCCCCGTTATCAACATGTCTCCTGTCCATTCATCGCCTTTTGAGCTACCTTTTAAGCACTGTATTGATACAACTACTGAGGTTGATGATGatcttgatgttgttgagtatGAAGAGTTTGTGCTTCCTGATGAGTTTGAACGTTCCATGGGCATTTCTTTTAAGTCTTCAAAAATGGGCTTTTAAGAAAAGTTTGGGgaagaaaatatataataaagaaaGAGGAGAGATTAAATGTTTATGGAGGAAATATTTTAATCGAAGGAAAAAACAAATGGTAGTTGAGGTTGGGTTTTGAGAAATTTAGGAACAAGATTGTGGGAGAAAATAGAGAGGAGAATAATATCTAGGAAGGTCTAGGTGAAGGACTAGAGAGGTCAAATAGTTATTGGAGGGGTTGGCAAATTAAATTTAGTTACGTAAATGTACTTTAATTTCTTGGAAGTTATAAAAGTCGTCTTTACATCGCTTTTTACATGTCAAATGATTTAAAACGACAATTCCTCTTAATTTATTGAAGTAATTAATTTGAAGTTGTGTTACATaaaattcattttaaatttattttttaaaagaaatttctttattgttatattttgaaCCTAACATTTCTTATTAAAAGAGAAGCGATGACATGCATCTGATCACTCTCCTTCGTAATTGAATCAGTGATTGATAGAGAATAGAAGTGCTAGGTTTATATGAATTCGATTTTATTGATACGAAGCAATGAGTATAGAACTATATCTGAAAAATTActaaatttttaataattaataagtTATGAATAAGTAATTTTAAAAGTGTAGTGGATTATATGATAAAAACCTAAAAATTAAACTCATATGAACTCAATGTTTTTGACACAAAATTTTTATATGTGAAAAGTTACTAAAATTTTAATACATTATaaacttataatttttgaagtgtaatgagtTCTATGATAAGAAGCTAGAGCTAAATTCACATGAACATAGTGTTTGACACAGAGCATTTTATATGTCCAAAAAATTACTAAACATTTAGTagttaataaattataaatctaTAATTTTTAAAGTATAATGAGTGCTATAATAAGAACATAAAGATTGAACTTATTAGattaaaattctaaattcaTCTCTCGAATAAAGTGAGAAATCATCTCATTGATTTAGTACTTGAAACGAGAATCAAATATTAAAAATCCGTTTGAATTAGATTTTAACTTGAAAACAAATACTTAttaacatatattttattttacccaaacaatataaaaatactaaaacttattttaacttaaaataaaataaattaatccaAGCAGGCTCTAAGCCCTTCACTTCATCTTGTTTTGATCGAAGCAAAgacttcatatttttttctgaaGTCACTAGCGAACATAGAGGTTACAAATGCTTAAAAGACAAAACATTTGGCTGAAATATGCTATGTTAGACTATTTTAGtcatttaaaatcattttctcttggaaatgattttaataaaatgtaaaaaaaaattacctttATAAAAATTCCTTAAAAGTCATTCTTTAGATTTTGTGGAATATTCGTAAATttgctatttttttaaaaggattTCTAGAATGTAGAACTTTTCGTATTTTCATTATTGTATATAGTAAACTTATCAAGTAGGCCGGATCGACTAGGAATCGGCATGGTTAGCACGGCCCACGATTGGCTCGGCACCGACTAGGCACGGACCAACTTGAGTGGCCCAATTTGGGGGTTGGACTGGCCAAGCCTTAGAGCATGTACACCGGCCCAGTAGTAAATTGATAGCCGGCCCATCGGTGCAGCGGGCAAGCACGAACtagttttttaaatatataattttaagtataatttatataaatctcatagtgttaaAAGCTGATTTCATTATTTTcctactctttttcaaattacaaaaatcccttAAAATTTACAGATTTCAAATACATCATTAGATTTCTGAATACATTAGTAGACAATCGGATAGATAAGGGAGGGATGTATCCAAGAGGGGATAGAGATATATCAGAGAGAGGATAGGACATCCAGATACATAGGGGAGGGTTGTATCTGAGAGGAGAGGGGTGTATATGAGAGGGGAGGGATGTATCCAAGAGGGGGATAGAGATCTATCAGCGAGAGGGAAGTAATGTATCCAAGAgggatttttcaattttttttaaatgatagaaaattttaaagattATAGTAAAAGAATatgtgtatttagataattctttttaattttaatgtcaaCTTGATCCAATTGTTGGGCCAACAACTATTTCCGCAAAAATAGTCGTTTTGGCTAATGAAAAAAAATGGTAAAATGGGACCCAAAATACTCccaaccccccccccctccccccctccccccctctaaaaa
This region of Solanum dulcamara chromosome 9, daSolDulc1.2, whole genome shotgun sequence genomic DNA includes:
- the LOC129903411 gene encoding uncharacterized protein LOC129903411; translated protein: MPMERSNSSGSTNSSYSTTSRSSSTSVVVSIQCLKGSSKGDEWTGDMLITGDIVEELRIGNMILRSPFKNGKNGIQKIMHNSFKAKETFITVRVRRGSESDDELFTELQACIVPNEFGGRKNYMLRAIDDPNYAVGFVDRTEMECLELQGSRKSRMVGALTRTPLQDGYVSYPWEKRMNELLAVPKSSSFYSLLLLPKASDKVSIHYNDLEDTLSRANAWLIASQASGVPIVFMNIQTESLLTKISGETASCTVSAGSLSDLSNLANASLYGFEDYHGVDIGVVRAVRLWFSPLGGEIPIDIKIKENDVKLGFAISRTEEGFIHISSVNEGDEDAPSSRSGLSNLYKEAMKECKLLVVSRISNQKVLPWIVSPTGAVRCFDTVSLSQKLSLHRHAKVPILMHVFLWDRSVPVPNGGNINRSRTISPTMLPPLAPEVRLARQPNDNQVMPLPLEVEYERGSHSDESELRHDRDTAGESSFRFHDFSLPNNWV